From Thermotoga sp. Mc24, the proteins below share one genomic window:
- a CDS encoding YgiQ family radical SAM protein codes for MFLPTTREEMRKLGWKELDIILVTGDAYVDHPSFGVAFIGHYLVSHGFKVGIIAQPDWRTEKDITRLGRPRLFFGVTAGNVDSMVANYTASKKKRKTDDYTPGGIGGKRPDRATIVYTNLIKRFFPEVPVVLGGLEASLRRFAHYDWWSDRVRKSVLVDSKADLLVYGMGEKAVLGIAQILSRTGDIEKCKSIRGVVWWASQKPEEGIELPSYDEISENPEKYAEALKLQTWYTDPYKNIPIYQRQDTRYVVQNPPQPPLSQEELDRLYLLPFEREVHPFYAKMGKVKAIETVKFSITAVRGCFGNCSFCALTQHQTTHVSYRSKDSILEEVRILTKKKDFKGTITDVGGPTANLYGSGCSIRETKGQCQKFCLYPIVCKVVRPNHDEFISLLESIRQIPGVRNVFVSSGIRHDFVFAEKDPDVFIRELVKYTPGQLKLAPEHAHPKVLSLMRKPPVELFLEFKKRFETLAKKMGKRKYVIGYFIVGHPGEGWRENNYLRDFILKHLGYFPQQIQIFTPTPGTVSTAMYYSGVDPFTGEKVHVERSLKVRNKMKENVLFKKKGREKR; via the coding sequence AATTAGGCTGGAAAGAGCTCGATATCATCCTTGTCACAGGCGACGCTTATGTGGATCATCCCTCCTTCGGTGTTGCCTTCATCGGTCATTATCTCGTCTCTCATGGCTTCAAAGTGGGGATCATCGCTCAGCCAGACTGGAGAACAGAGAAAGACATCACACGCCTTGGAAGGCCTCGTCTTTTCTTCGGTGTCACCGCTGGAAACGTTGACTCGATGGTGGCGAATTACACGGCCTCGAAGAAAAAAAGAAAAACGGACGACTACACACCGGGTGGAATCGGTGGAAAAAGACCCGACAGGGCAACCATCGTCTATACGAATCTCATCAAGAGATTCTTCCCGGAAGTTCCCGTTGTCCTTGGTGGATTGGAAGCGAGCCTCAGAAGGTTCGCACACTACGACTGGTGGAGCGATAGAGTGAGAAAGTCTGTTCTCGTCGATTCAAAGGCAGATCTCCTCGTCTATGGAATGGGTGAAAAGGCAGTTCTTGGGATCGCACAGATCCTTTCCAGAACGGGTGATATAGAAAAGTGCAAAAGTATTCGTGGAGTCGTCTGGTGGGCCTCTCAAAAACCCGAAGAAGGCATCGAACTGCCCTCTTACGATGAAATCTCAGAGAATCCCGAAAAATACGCCGAAGCATTGAAACTTCAGACCTGGTACACTGATCCATACAAGAACATTCCGATCTACCAGAGGCAAGACACGAGGTACGTGGTGCAGAATCCACCCCAGCCACCGCTCAGCCAGGAAGAACTCGACCGGCTCTACCTTCTCCCTTTCGAAAGAGAAGTTCATCCGTTTTACGCAAAGATGGGAAAAGTGAAAGCGATAGAGACGGTGAAGTTCTCGATAACGGCTGTGAGAGGTTGTTTCGGAAACTGTTCTTTCTGCGCCCTCACACAGCATCAGACAACTCACGTCTCCTACCGCAGCAAAGATTCCATTCTCGAAGAAGTGAGGATCCTCACGAAGAAAAAGGACTTCAAAGGCACCATCACAGACGTTGGAGGACCGACTGCGAACCTCTACGGTTCGGGCTGTTCCATCAGAGAAACGAAAGGACAGTGCCAGAAGTTCTGTTTGTATCCCATCGTGTGCAAGGTTGTCCGACCGAACCACGACGAATTCATCTCTCTTCTCGAGTCGATCAGGCAAATTCCAGGTGTCAGAAACGTCTTTGTCTCTTCAGGAATCAGACACGACTTTGTCTTTGCCGAAAAAGACCCAGATGTCTTCATAAGGGAACTCGTGAAGTACACCCCGGGACAGCTGAAACTCGCCCCCGAACACGCTCATCCAAAGGTGCTATCTCTGATGAGAAAACCGCCTGTGGAACTGTTTCTCGAGTTCAAAAAACGCTTCGAAACACTCGCAAAGAAGATGGGAAAGAGAAAGTATGTGATCGGCTACTTCATAGTGGGACACCCGGGAGAAGGCTGGAGGGAGAACAATTACTTGAGAGACTTCATACTCAAACACCTCGGGTACTTTCCCCAGCAGATCCAGATCTTCACACCTACTCCCGGAACGGTGAGCACCGCGATGTACTACTCTGGTGTGGATCCCTTCACAGGTGAAAAGGTCCACGTCGAAAGATCGCTGAAGGTGAGAAACAAGATGAAGGAGAACGTGCTGTTCAAAAAGAAGGGGAGGGAAAAGAGATGA